The Sesamum indicum cultivar Zhongzhi No. 13 linkage group LG9, S_indicum_v1.0, whole genome shotgun sequence genome segment GTGGAGGGATCCCACACCGTGCAGAATCTCTATGACTCTTTGGACCTTCATGTTGGGCAATGCATGTCCGTGCTGGTGACAGCTGACCAAACCCCCAAGGACTACTACTTCGTGGCGTCCAGCAGGTTCGCCCAGCATCCTCTCTCAACTGTGGCCGTCATTCGTTATGCTAACGGAAATGGGGCTGCATCACCTGAGCTCCCACCACCACCTCCCGAGAACACCAAGGGCATTGCCTGGTCCATCAGCCAATTCCGCTCCTTCAGGTGGAACCTCACATCCAATGCTGCACGTCCCAACCCACAAGGCTCCTACAAGTACGGCAAGATCAACATCACCCGCACCATCAAGATTGCTAACTCTCGCTCTTCCTCCAATGGCAAGCTCAGATTTGGCATCAACGGTGTGTCACATGTGGACGCCGAGACCCCATTGAAGTTGGCAGAGTACTACGGTGTGGCTGACAAAGTATTCACCTACAATCTGATGAAGGACGAGCCTCAAGAGGGCAACAAAGTGGAAGTGGCTCCCAACGTGGTGAATGGAACATACAGAAACTTTGTGGAGATCATCTTTGAGAACCACGAGAAGACCATCCAAACCTGGCACTTGGATGGATTCTCCTTCTTTGCAGTTGCGATAGAGCCCGGGAGGTGGAGCGCTGAGAAGAGGAAGAACTACAACTTGTTGGATGCAGTGAGCAGGAACACGATTCAGGTGTACCCCAACTCATGGGCAGCAGTGATGACCACATTGGACAATGCGGGTATGTGGAACTTGAGGTCGGAGATGCGCGAAAGAGCGTATTTGGGACAACAATTGTACTTGAGCGTAGTGTCTGAAGCACGCTCACTCAGGGATGAGTACTCATTGCCCGAAACACAAGAGCTCTGTGGCATTGTCAAGTCTCTGCCGAAGCCTGCTCCATACacttgaagaagaagaagacgcTATGAGCTGCTTGGTGCTGCTGCTTAgttaataatgaaattattttgtttctttttgaGTTACTACTTTATgtcaattttcttgaattaataaatatattttatatcaacCGCCTCACCATACTTAGAATTTATGTTGGCCAAAGCTAAATATCATTTCATATtaagttaacaaaaaaattctttcttctccCGAAACTGCGCACGGCAGGGTAAGAgattatgttataaatatcaatgaattaatatatttaaattatttaatttgtatatttagtaatataatttctgttattcaatttaatatttaacgaaaaattttataaatttgaccATTGATAAATTAGTAAATGACTAAATATCTCATTTGTATTAAGAATATTATAGTCTATTTACTAAATTacttgatttattaaatttaactatttttataattaatt includes the following:
- the LOC105170623 gene encoding L-ascorbate oxidase homolog; translated protein: MGSNSQIIFVALFLYLSTFAIAGDPTLEHEWKVTYGTIAPLGVPQQGILINGQFPGPAINCTSNNNIVVNVFNQLDEPFLLTWAGIQQRKNSWQDGTPGAMCPILPGKNYTYRFQVKDQIGTYFYFPTTALHRASGGIGMLKVHSRPLIPIPYDNPAEEYPVLLGDWYNKGHKTLKSILDSGRSIGRPDGIQINGQSSKVGDANAKPLFTFEAGKTYKLRVCNVGLRLSVNFRVQGHTMKVVEVEGSHTVQNLYDSLDLHVGQCMSVLVTADQTPKDYYFVASSRFAQHPLSTVAVIRYANGNGAASPELPPPPPENTKGIAWSISQFRSFRWNLTSNAARPNPQGSYKYGKINITRTIKIANSRSSSNGKLRFGINGVSHVDAETPLKLAEYYGVADKVFTYNLMKDEPQEGNKVEVAPNVVNGTYRNFVEIIFENHEKTIQTWHLDGFSFFAVAIEPGRWSAEKRKNYNLLDAVSRNTIQVYPNSWAAVMTTLDNAGMWNLRSEMRERAYLGQQLYLSVVSEARSLRDEYSLPETQELCGIVKSLPKPAPYT